Proteins encoded together in one Dermacentor variabilis isolate Ectoservices chromosome 2, ASM5094787v1, whole genome shotgun sequence window:
- the LOC142573310 gene encoding uncharacterized protein LOC142573310: protein MSTSKDGAFAIVKFPDEGDAVAVVRRSWIRGGMCMWPQKAKNVQEMVRSCTEPGSGWIQTTCVVLGMYDNYKEPRNKLSKAELTSNLDTDPDEPRRRKKKRQFDSSSDESVEPYSLQTTPTPPRMPFAACELLSDSQESLPCSAGASTAMWVKQPKKQPLVKRRKGPLTQISAATGSKASRHCTAPAGTSRHSSQSNEVAKESTRRKDMTPAPKCDQCALQPELLRLLHGIRYRQLEHSSQLNFLTSWVRSRMNNLDDDVDDIEVPQNMDAFLEFDDSLKGSASMKKQLKARWKKLGGTGIVDATRRVMKDLLSDHVAMHYSWQGGKGKRHFRETACWEVMLGMTIYM, encoded by the exons ATGGAGCTTTTGCCATTGTCAAGTTTCCTGACGAAGGAGATGCTGTTGCTGTAGTACGACGCAGCTGGATACGTGGTGGAATGTGTATGTGGCCACAAAAGGCTAAAAATGTGCAAGAGATGGTAAGAAGCTGCACTGAGCCAGGTTCAGGATGGATTCAAACCACATGCGTGGTTCTTGGTATGTATG ATAATTATAAAGAACCAAGAAATAAGCTCTCCAAAGCAGAGCTCACGTCAAACTTGGATACAGACCCTGACGAGccaaggaggaggaagaaaaagcGGCAGTTTGATAGCAGCTCAGATGAGTCTGTTGAGCCATACAGTCTTCAAACTACACCAACACCTCCCAGAATGCCTTTTGCAGCCTGTGAACTGCTAAGTG ATTCACAAGAGTCTCTTCCTTGCAGTGCCGGTGCCTCGACAGCTATGTGG GTAAAGCAGCCAAAGAAGCAACCTTTAGTGAAAAGAAGAAAGGGCCCACTTACCCAGATTTCGGCAGCTACCG GCAGTAAGGCCTCTCGTCACTGCACTGCTCCTGCTGGAACATCGCGCCACAGCAGCCAGAGTAACGAG GTTGCTAAAGAATCTACGCGAAGGAAGGACATGACACCAGCACCAAAATGTGACCAAT GTGCACTACAGCCAGAGCTTCTAAGACTGCTTCATGGCATCCGGTACCGGCAGCTTGAACATTCGTCACAATTGAACTTCCTGACATCCTGGGTGAGATCACGGATGAATAATCTGGACGATGATGTGGATGACATCGAAGTGCCACAAAACATGGACGCATTTTTGGAATTTGATGATTCGCTGAAAGGTTCAGCATCCATGAAAAAGCAACTG AAGGCACGATGGAAGAAACTAGGGGGAACTGGCATTGTAGATGCTACAAGGAGGGTCATGAAGGACCTGCTTTCTGATCACGTGGCTATGCACTACAGTTGGCAGGGAGGAAAAGGCAAGCGCCACTTCAGGGAGACAGCATGCTGGGAAGTGATGCTAGGTATGACCATATACATGTAA